Proteins co-encoded in one Syngnathoides biaculeatus isolate LvHL_M chromosome 22, ASM1980259v1, whole genome shotgun sequence genomic window:
- the LOC133495443 gene encoding C-Jun-amino-terminal kinase-interacting protein 4-like isoform X1: protein MELEDVVLYQDDSCNSTMMSERVSGLASSIYREFERLIAKYDEDVVKQLMPLVVAVLENLDSVFAVNQEHEVELELLKEDNEQLVTQYEREKSLRKHIEERYIANEDSLEGERKDLQRQVATLESHSRHLELKMRNYADQIIRFEEREAELKKEYNALHQRHTEMIHSYMEHLERSKHQHAVTSEPSDTGTATSARMRKERPISMGIFQVPAIDGMSTDLQRNPVDVQSEAWRFNNLSHSMSNTSLKDELANVSQEGSKSTTPTKQGGFSKKHPSSSEGGTSNAPVSHICSLKTNATSSTKSDDCQTSALESPNGIACRDTSASSTLANVSGPLVASAVAMESVGTPQEQGGLNQNMEYNTGKPNNSKSISTAQHQLEQENQEATTALLNDGKNNLEKSEVLAIIESTPELDMDLDGCQGTSTPTKGGIENLAFDRNTDSLFEELSSAGNDYIGDVDDGADLLGMGREVEHLIQENAQLLETKNALNVVKNDLIARMDELSCEKDVLQGELEAVTKAKIRLEEKNKDLEDQLKKVRSELGDSKQKFKTENEDDSDVPTAQRKRFTRVEMARVLMERNQYKERLMELQEAVRWTEMIRASKENPTLPEKKKSSLWQFFSRLFSSSGGATKKPATEAPVNVKYNAPTSHIQPSVKKRSSTLQQLPSDKSKAFDFLNEELAVESIVSRREQKRAQYQQVKAHVQKEEEGRVQAYGWSLPKKHKSNGGQEKIKDLPVPVFLRPLDEKDASMKLWCAAGVHLSGGKTRDGGSIVGASVFYSNVSGQESPKKKMGSQSSLEKLDQELKEQQKELRQQDELSSLVWICTSTQSTTKAVVIDANQPGIILDSFFVCNAHVLCITSVPGARETDYPAGEELTLSSESASVEKACLSDSSTSTAGSDSVLGGITVVGCTAEGATAIPQTADSAIKENGGTEATEESSGIYTEHVFTDPLGLHHTTETSANYSQRESDMVKDSMRANSSTEKQDPMREEAPQMSSVLPTMWLGAQNGCVYVYSSVAQWKKCLHSVKLKDSVLGIVHVKGRVLVGLSDGTLGIFHRGVDGQWDLTNYHLLELGKPHHSIRCMAVVHDKVWCGFRNKIYVVQPKAMKIEKSFDAHPRKESQVRQLAWEGDGIWVSIRLDSTLRLFHAHTFQHLQDVDIEPYVSKMLGTGKLGFSFVRITALMVSCNRLWIGTGNGVIISIPLAETANKQTKGAQNHPGNVINVYGDESSDKIAAGTFVPYCSMAHAQLCFHGHRDAVKFFTAVPGHALPSVSSCGDSLGDKTSDTISQDGTKSMLVMSGGEGYIDFRMGDEESEAAEEEDAPMKLQPPLSIAERSHLIVWQVLDNEQ from the exons AGATACATTGCAAATGAAGATTCCTTGGAGGGTGAGAGGAAAGATCTCCAAAGGCAAGTGGCGACTCTGGAGTCACACTCGCGTCATCTGGAGCTAAAAATGAGAAACTATGCCGATCAAA tcatcagGTTTGAGGAGAGAGAAGCAGAGCTCAAGAAGGAGTATAATGCTCTTCACCAGAGACACACTGAG ATGATCCACAGCTACATGGAGCACTTGGAACGAAGTAAACACCAGCATGCAGTAACATCAGAGCCCTCAGATACGGGCACGGCCACCTCTGCTCGAATGCG GAAGGAGCGTCCCATCTCCATGGGCATCTTTCAAGTCCCAGCGATTGATGGCATGAGCACTGACCTCCAGAGGAACCCTGTGGATGTCCAGTCTGAAGCTTGGAGATTCAATAATCTCAGCCATTCTATGTCCAACACCAGTCTCAAG GATGAACTGGCCAACGTGAGCCAAGAAGGATCGAAATCAACCACTCCAACTAAGCAGGGAGGGTTctccaaaaaacatccatcatcGTCAGAAGGAGGAACATCTAACGCCCCAGTATCTCACATATGTAGCTTGAAAACAAATGCCACCTCATCAACAAAAAGTGATGATTGTCAAACTTCTGCACTAGAATCTCCCAATGGCATAGCCTGTAGAGATACAAGCGCATCATCCACCCTAGCAAACGTTTCTGGACCTCTTGTTGCCTCGGCTGTTGCAATGGAATCTGTAGGCACACCTCAGGAACAAGGTGGCCTTAATCAGAATATGGAGTACAACACTGGCAAACCCAACAACAGTAAGAGTATTTCAACAGCGCAGCATCAACTAGAACAGGAGAATCAAGAGGCTACAACTGCGCTTCTCAACG ATGGCAAAAACAACCTAGAAAAGTCTGAAGTGTTGGCGATTATAGAGTCAACTCCTGAGTTGGACATGGACCTTGATGGCTGCCAAGGAACAAG CACACCCACTAAAGGTGGAATAGAGAATTTGGCGTTCGACCGGAACACAGACTCTCTGTTTGAAGAGCTGTCCTCTGCAGGAAATGACTACATAGGAGATGTTGATGACGGAGCAGACCTTTTAG GTATGGGTCGTGAAGTCGAGCATCTTATTCAGGAGAATGCACAACTTCTGGAGACAAA aaaTGCCCTAAATGTAGTGAAGAATGACCTGATTGCACGAATGGACGAGCTGTCATGCGAAAAGGATGTCCTACAAGGGGAGCTTGAGGCTGTCACTAAGGCCAAGATCAGACTAGAGGAGAAGAACAAAGACTTAGAAGACCAACTGAAGAA aGTTCGATCTGAACTTGGAGACAGCAAACAGAAGTTCAAGACCGAGAATGAGGATGAT AGTGATGTGCCCACAGCACAGAGGAAACGTTTCACCCGGGTGGAAATGGCTAGAGTACTGATGGAGAGGAACCAGTATAAGGAGAGGCTGATGGAACTACAAGAGGCTGTCAGATGGACAGAGATGATTCG AGCATCAAAGGAAAATCCAACACTTCCAGAGAAGAAGAAATCGAGCCTCTGGCAGTT TTTCAGCCGTTTGTTCAGTTCGTCGGGTGGTGCAACCAAGAAGCCTGCTACAGAAGCCCCAGTCAACGTGAAGTACAATGCACCCACCTCGCACATTCAACCTTCTGTCAAGAAGAGGAGCAGCACCTTGCAGCAGTTACCCAGTGACAAGAGCAAAGCCTTTGATTTTCTTAATGAGGA ATTGGCAGTGGAGAGCATCGTTTCCAGGCGAGAACAGAAGCGAGCACAGTACCAGCAGGTTAAAGCGCATGTCCAGAAAGAGGAAGAGGGCAGAGTGCAGGCTTATGGCTGGAGCTTGCCCAAGAAGCACAAA AGCAATGGTGGTCAGGAGAAGATAAAAGACCTACCAGTTCCTGTCTTCCTTAGACCCCTGGATGAGAAAGACGCTTCGATGAAG CTGTGGTGTGCTGCTGGTGTGCACTTATCTGGAGGTAAAACCAGAGATGGGGGTTCCATTGTAGGAGCCAGTGTGTTTTACAGCAATGTGTCAGGACAAGAGagtcccaaaaagaaaatgggatcTCAAAGTAGCCTGGAAAAACTGGATCAAGAACTTAAG GAACAGCAGAAAGAATTACGGCAACAGGATGAGTTGTCATCACTGGTGTGGATTTGTACCAGCACTCAGTCGACCACGAAAGCTGTTGTCATTGATGCCAACCAACCTGGAATCATCCTGGACAGCTTCTTTGTGTGCAATGCACATGTCCTCTGCATCACTAGCGTACCAG gTGCAAGAGAGACTGACTATCCAGCAGGTGAGGAACTAACCTTGAGTTCAGAATCTGCGTCAGTGGAAAAGGCATGTTTGTCCGACAGTAGTACCAGCACAGCAGGCAGTGACAGTGTGCTTGGAGGCATTACTGTCGTAGGATGTACAGCCGAGGGAGCAACAGCCATTCCTCAGACAGCAGACAGtgcaataaaagaaaatggaggaacag AGGCCACTGAGGAGAGTAGCGGAATATACACTGAACATGTCTTCACTGATCCTTTGGGGCTGCACCACACAACAGAGACTTCCGCCAACTACTCTCAAAG AGAGTCTGACATGGTGAAAGACAGCATGAGGGCAAACTCCAGCACTGAGAAACAGGATCCTATGAGAGAAGAGGCTCCACAGATGAGTAGTGTCCTGCCCACTATGTGGCTCGGAGCACAGAATGGATG TGTGTATGTCTACTCATCTGTGGCACAGTGGAAAAAGTGTCTCCATTCAGTAAAGCTTAAAGACTCTGTACTTGGCATAGT GCACGTGAAAGGGCGCGTCCTGGTTGGCCTTTCTGATGGCACATTAGGCATCTTCCACCGTGGAGTTG ATGGACAGTGGGATCTGACCAACTATCATTTGCTTGAGTTGGGCAAACCTCACCACTCCATCCGCTGCATGGCTGTGGTACACGACAAGGTCTGGTGTGGTTTCAGGAACAAGATCTATGTGGTGCAGCCCAAAGCCATGAAGATAGAG AAGTCATTTGATGCACACCCTCGTAAGGAGAGCCAGGTGCGTCAGTTGGCTTGGGAGGGTGACGGCATCTGGGTGTCCATCAGGCTGGACTCCACGCTCAGGCTCTTCCATGCCCACACTTTCCAGCACCTTCAGGATGTGGACATTGAGCCTTATGTCAGCAAGATGTTGG GTACGGGGAAACTGGGCTTTTCATTTGTGCGCATCACGGCTCTCATGGTGTCGTGTAATCGTCTGTGGATTGGAACTGGAAACGGAGTCATCATTTCGATCCCTCTAGCAGAGA CAGCCAACAAGCAAACCAAGGGAGCCCAGAACCATCCTGGGAATGTTATTAACGTTTACGGTGATGAGAGCAGTGACAAAATAGCAGCAGGGACATTTGTGCCATACTGCTCCATGGCTCATGCTCAGCTCTGTTTCCATGGACACCGTGACGCTGTTAAGTTCTTCACTGCCGTCCCAG GGCATGCGCTTCCATCTGTATCCAGCTGTGGAGATTCATTAGGGGACAAGACATCAGATACCATATCTCAGGATGGAACCAAGTCTATGTTGGTGATGAGTGGAGGAGAAGGCTACATTGACTTCAGGATGG GAGATGAGGAGAGTGAAGCAGCCGAAGAGGAGGATGCGCCAATGAAACTTCAGCCCCCCCTTTCTATTGCCGAGCGCAGTCACCTCATCgtctggcaggtcctggacaaCGAGCAATGA
- the LOC133495443 gene encoding C-Jun-amino-terminal kinase-interacting protein 4-like isoform X2, with protein MELEDVVLYQDDSCNSTMMSERVSGLASSIYREFERLIAKYDEDVVKQLMPLVVAVLENLDSVFAVNQEHEVELELLKEDNEQLVTQYEREKSLRKHIEERYIANEDSLEGERKDLQRQVATLESHSRHLELKMRNYADQIIRFEEREAELKKEYNALHQRHTEMIHSYMEHLERSKHQHAVTSEPSDTGTATSARMRKERPISMGIFQVPAIDGMSTDLQRNPVDVQSEAWRFNNLSHSMSNTSLKDELANVSQEGSKSTTPTKQGGFSKKHPSSSEGGTSNAPVSHICSLKTNATSSTKSDDCQTSALESPNGIACRDTSASSTLANVSGPLVASAVAMESVGTPQEQGGLNQNMEYNTGKPNNSKSISTAQHQLEQENQEATTALLNDGKNNLEKSEVLAIIESTPELDMDLDGCQGTSTPTKGGIENLAFDRNTDSLFEELSSAGNDYIGDVDDGADLLGMGREVEHLIQENAQLLETKNALNVVKNDLIARMDELSCEKDVLQGELEAVTKAKIRLEEKNKDLEDQLKKVRSELGDSKQKFKTENEDDSDVPTAQRKRFTRVEMARVLMERNQYKERLMELQEAVRWTEMIRASKENPTLPEKKKSSLWQFFSRLFSSSGGATKKPATEAPVNVKYNAPTSHIQPSVKKRSSTLQQLPSDKSKAFDFLNEELAVESIVSRREQKRAQYQQVKAHVQKEEEGRVQAYGWSLPKKHKSNGGQEKIKDLPVPVFLRPLDEKDASMKLWCAAGVHLSGGKTRDGGSIVGASVFYSNVSGQESPKKKMGSQSSLEKLDQELKEQQKELRQQDELSSLVWICTSTQSTTKAVVIDANQPGIILDSFFVCNAHVLCITSVPGARETDYPAGEELTLSSESASVEKACLSDSSTSTAGSDSVLGGITVVGCTAEGATAIPQTADSAIKENGGTEATEESSGIYTEHVFTDPLGLHHTTETSANYSQRESDMVKDSMRANSSTEKQDPMREEAPQMSSVLPTMWLGAQNGCVYVYSSVAQWKKCLHSVKLKDSVLGIVHVKGRVLVGLSDGTLGIFHRGVDGQWDLTNYHLLELGKPHHSIRCMAVVHDKVWCGFRNKIYVVQPKAMKIEKSFDAHPRKESQVRQLAWEGDGIWVSIRLDSTLRLFHAHTFQHLQDVDIEPYVSKMLGTGKLGFSFVRITALMVSCNRLWIGTGNGVIISIPLAETNKQTKGAQNHPGNVINVYGDESSDKIAAGTFVPYCSMAHAQLCFHGHRDAVKFFTAVPGHALPSVSSCGDSLGDKTSDTISQDGTKSMLVMSGGEGYIDFRMGDEESEAAEEEDAPMKLQPPLSIAERSHLIVWQVLDNEQ; from the exons AGATACATTGCAAATGAAGATTCCTTGGAGGGTGAGAGGAAAGATCTCCAAAGGCAAGTGGCGACTCTGGAGTCACACTCGCGTCATCTGGAGCTAAAAATGAGAAACTATGCCGATCAAA tcatcagGTTTGAGGAGAGAGAAGCAGAGCTCAAGAAGGAGTATAATGCTCTTCACCAGAGACACACTGAG ATGATCCACAGCTACATGGAGCACTTGGAACGAAGTAAACACCAGCATGCAGTAACATCAGAGCCCTCAGATACGGGCACGGCCACCTCTGCTCGAATGCG GAAGGAGCGTCCCATCTCCATGGGCATCTTTCAAGTCCCAGCGATTGATGGCATGAGCACTGACCTCCAGAGGAACCCTGTGGATGTCCAGTCTGAAGCTTGGAGATTCAATAATCTCAGCCATTCTATGTCCAACACCAGTCTCAAG GATGAACTGGCCAACGTGAGCCAAGAAGGATCGAAATCAACCACTCCAACTAAGCAGGGAGGGTTctccaaaaaacatccatcatcGTCAGAAGGAGGAACATCTAACGCCCCAGTATCTCACATATGTAGCTTGAAAACAAATGCCACCTCATCAACAAAAAGTGATGATTGTCAAACTTCTGCACTAGAATCTCCCAATGGCATAGCCTGTAGAGATACAAGCGCATCATCCACCCTAGCAAACGTTTCTGGACCTCTTGTTGCCTCGGCTGTTGCAATGGAATCTGTAGGCACACCTCAGGAACAAGGTGGCCTTAATCAGAATATGGAGTACAACACTGGCAAACCCAACAACAGTAAGAGTATTTCAACAGCGCAGCATCAACTAGAACAGGAGAATCAAGAGGCTACAACTGCGCTTCTCAACG ATGGCAAAAACAACCTAGAAAAGTCTGAAGTGTTGGCGATTATAGAGTCAACTCCTGAGTTGGACATGGACCTTGATGGCTGCCAAGGAACAAG CACACCCACTAAAGGTGGAATAGAGAATTTGGCGTTCGACCGGAACACAGACTCTCTGTTTGAAGAGCTGTCCTCTGCAGGAAATGACTACATAGGAGATGTTGATGACGGAGCAGACCTTTTAG GTATGGGTCGTGAAGTCGAGCATCTTATTCAGGAGAATGCACAACTTCTGGAGACAAA aaaTGCCCTAAATGTAGTGAAGAATGACCTGATTGCACGAATGGACGAGCTGTCATGCGAAAAGGATGTCCTACAAGGGGAGCTTGAGGCTGTCACTAAGGCCAAGATCAGACTAGAGGAGAAGAACAAAGACTTAGAAGACCAACTGAAGAA aGTTCGATCTGAACTTGGAGACAGCAAACAGAAGTTCAAGACCGAGAATGAGGATGAT AGTGATGTGCCCACAGCACAGAGGAAACGTTTCACCCGGGTGGAAATGGCTAGAGTACTGATGGAGAGGAACCAGTATAAGGAGAGGCTGATGGAACTACAAGAGGCTGTCAGATGGACAGAGATGATTCG AGCATCAAAGGAAAATCCAACACTTCCAGAGAAGAAGAAATCGAGCCTCTGGCAGTT TTTCAGCCGTTTGTTCAGTTCGTCGGGTGGTGCAACCAAGAAGCCTGCTACAGAAGCCCCAGTCAACGTGAAGTACAATGCACCCACCTCGCACATTCAACCTTCTGTCAAGAAGAGGAGCAGCACCTTGCAGCAGTTACCCAGTGACAAGAGCAAAGCCTTTGATTTTCTTAATGAGGA ATTGGCAGTGGAGAGCATCGTTTCCAGGCGAGAACAGAAGCGAGCACAGTACCAGCAGGTTAAAGCGCATGTCCAGAAAGAGGAAGAGGGCAGAGTGCAGGCTTATGGCTGGAGCTTGCCCAAGAAGCACAAA AGCAATGGTGGTCAGGAGAAGATAAAAGACCTACCAGTTCCTGTCTTCCTTAGACCCCTGGATGAGAAAGACGCTTCGATGAAG CTGTGGTGTGCTGCTGGTGTGCACTTATCTGGAGGTAAAACCAGAGATGGGGGTTCCATTGTAGGAGCCAGTGTGTTTTACAGCAATGTGTCAGGACAAGAGagtcccaaaaagaaaatgggatcTCAAAGTAGCCTGGAAAAACTGGATCAAGAACTTAAG GAACAGCAGAAAGAATTACGGCAACAGGATGAGTTGTCATCACTGGTGTGGATTTGTACCAGCACTCAGTCGACCACGAAAGCTGTTGTCATTGATGCCAACCAACCTGGAATCATCCTGGACAGCTTCTTTGTGTGCAATGCACATGTCCTCTGCATCACTAGCGTACCAG gTGCAAGAGAGACTGACTATCCAGCAGGTGAGGAACTAACCTTGAGTTCAGAATCTGCGTCAGTGGAAAAGGCATGTTTGTCCGACAGTAGTACCAGCACAGCAGGCAGTGACAGTGTGCTTGGAGGCATTACTGTCGTAGGATGTACAGCCGAGGGAGCAACAGCCATTCCTCAGACAGCAGACAGtgcaataaaagaaaatggaggaacag AGGCCACTGAGGAGAGTAGCGGAATATACACTGAACATGTCTTCACTGATCCTTTGGGGCTGCACCACACAACAGAGACTTCCGCCAACTACTCTCAAAG AGAGTCTGACATGGTGAAAGACAGCATGAGGGCAAACTCCAGCACTGAGAAACAGGATCCTATGAGAGAAGAGGCTCCACAGATGAGTAGTGTCCTGCCCACTATGTGGCTCGGAGCACAGAATGGATG TGTGTATGTCTACTCATCTGTGGCACAGTGGAAAAAGTGTCTCCATTCAGTAAAGCTTAAAGACTCTGTACTTGGCATAGT GCACGTGAAAGGGCGCGTCCTGGTTGGCCTTTCTGATGGCACATTAGGCATCTTCCACCGTGGAGTTG ATGGACAGTGGGATCTGACCAACTATCATTTGCTTGAGTTGGGCAAACCTCACCACTCCATCCGCTGCATGGCTGTGGTACACGACAAGGTCTGGTGTGGTTTCAGGAACAAGATCTATGTGGTGCAGCCCAAAGCCATGAAGATAGAG AAGTCATTTGATGCACACCCTCGTAAGGAGAGCCAGGTGCGTCAGTTGGCTTGGGAGGGTGACGGCATCTGGGTGTCCATCAGGCTGGACTCCACGCTCAGGCTCTTCCATGCCCACACTTTCCAGCACCTTCAGGATGTGGACATTGAGCCTTATGTCAGCAAGATGTTGG GTACGGGGAAACTGGGCTTTTCATTTGTGCGCATCACGGCTCTCATGGTGTCGTGTAATCGTCTGTGGATTGGAACTGGAAACGGAGTCATCATTTCGATCCCTCTAGCAGAGA CCAACAAGCAAACCAAGGGAGCCCAGAACCATCCTGGGAATGTTATTAACGTTTACGGTGATGAGAGCAGTGACAAAATAGCAGCAGGGACATTTGTGCCATACTGCTCCATGGCTCATGCTCAGCTCTGTTTCCATGGACACCGTGACGCTGTTAAGTTCTTCACTGCCGTCCCAG GGCATGCGCTTCCATCTGTATCCAGCTGTGGAGATTCATTAGGGGACAAGACATCAGATACCATATCTCAGGATGGAACCAAGTCTATGTTGGTGATGAGTGGAGGAGAAGGCTACATTGACTTCAGGATGG GAGATGAGGAGAGTGAAGCAGCCGAAGAGGAGGATGCGCCAATGAAACTTCAGCCCCCCCTTTCTATTGCCGAGCGCAGTCACCTCATCgtctggcaggtcctggacaaCGAGCAATGA